One part of the Symphalangus syndactylus isolate Jambi chromosome 1, NHGRI_mSymSyn1-v2.1_pri, whole genome shotgun sequence genome encodes these proteins:
- the ZNF502 gene encoding zinc finger protein 502: MLNMQGAEERDIRRETCPGWVNKNKPAPEQDVCKIDSSGIAGKRFQEDEYQDSTFEEKYACEGMKEKSPREIAESCLFQEGGFGGITFIHKEAHPEIISQGYNFEKSLLLTSSLVTRLRVSTEESLHQWETSNIQTNDISDQSKCPTLCTQKKSWKCNECGKTFTQSSSLTQHQRTHTGERPYACEECGKAFSRSSFLVQHQRIHTGLKPYGCEQCGKTFRCRSFLTQHQRIHTGEKPYKCNECGNSFRNHSHLIEHQRIHTGEKPYKCNRCGKAFNQNTHLIHHQRIHTGEKPYICSECGSSFRKHSNLTQHQRIHTGEKPHKCDECGKTFQTKANLSQHQRIHTGEKPYKCKECGKAFCQSPSLIKHQRIHTGEKPYKCKECGKAFTQSTPLTKHQRIHTGERPYKCSECGKAFIQSICLIRHQRSHTGEKPYKCNECGKGFNQNTCLTQHMRIHTGEKPYKCKECGKAFAHSSSLTEHHRTHTGEKLYKCSECEKTFRKYAHLSEHYRIHTGEKPYECIECGKFFRHSSVLFRHQKLHSGD; this comes from the exons ATGCTGAATATGCAAGGAGCTGAAGAGAGAGACATTAGAAGAGAGACTTGTCCAG GCTGGGTAAACAAGAACAAGCCTGCTCCAGAGCAGGATGTCTGTAAAATTGACTCATCAGGGATAGCAGGAAAGAGGTTCCAAGAGGATGAATACCAAGATTctacatttgaagaaaaatatgcaTGTGAGGGCATGAAGGAAAAGTCTCCTAGGGAGATTGCTGAATCATGCCTTTTCCAGGAAGGCGGTTTTGGGGGAATAACTTTCATCCACAAAGAAGCACACCCTGAAATTATTAGTCAAGGATATAATTTTGAGAAAAGCTTGCTTTTGACCTCAAGCCTTGTTACACGTCTCAGGGTTTCTACAGAAGAGAGTCTGCATCAGTGGGAAACAAGTAATATACAAACCAATGATATTTCAGACCAAAGTAAATGTCCAACTCTCTGCACACAGAAAAAATCTTGGAAGTGTAATGAATGTGGAAAAACCTTTACTCAGAGCTCATCCCTTACCCAACATCAGagaactcatactggagagagaCCCTACGCATGtgaggaatgtgggaaagcctttagtCGTAGTTCATTCCTTGTTCAACATCAAAGAATTCACACTGGATTGAAACCATATGGATGTGAGCAGTGTGGGAAAACATTTCGATGTCGATCGTTTCTTACTCAGCATcaaagaattcacactggagagaaaccttataaatGCAATGAATGTGGGAATTCCTTCCGCAATCACTCACATCTCATTGAACaccagagaattcacactggagagaaaccttataaatGTAATAGATGTGGGAAGGCATTCAATCAGAATACACACCTTATTCatcatcagagaattcacactggtGAGAAGCCTTACATATGCAGTGAATGTGGCTCTTCTTTTCGAAAACACTCAAATCTTACacaacatcagagaattcacactgggGAAAAACCCCATAAATGTGATGAATGTGGGAAAACTTTCCAAACAAAGGCAAACCTCTCTcagcatcagagaattcatactggagagaaaccctacaaatgtaaagaatgtggcaaagccttttgTCAGAGCCCATCTCTTATTAAACACCAgcgaattcatactggagaaaaaccatATAAGTGTAAGGAATGTGGCAAAGCGTTTACTCAGAGCACCCCACTCACTAAACATCAGAGAATACACACAGGGGAGAGACCCTACAAATGCAGTGAATGTGGTAAAGCCTTCATTCAGAGCATTTGCCTTATTCGGCATCAGAGAAgtcacactggagaaaaaccctatAAATGCAATGAATGTGGAAAGGGCTTTAATCAGAACACCTGCCTCACTCAGCATatgagaattcatactggagagaagccctataaatgtaaagaatgtgggaaagcctttgctCATAGCTCATCTCTTACTGAACATCATAGAACTCACACTGGTGAGAAGCTCTATAAATGTAGTGAGTGTGAGAAAACCTTCCGCAAGTATGCACACCTTAGTGAACATTACAGAATTCACACTGGTGAGAAGCCTTATGAGTGCATTGAGTGTGGAAAGTTCTTCAGACATAGTTCAGTCCTTTTCAGACATCAGAAACTTCACAGTGGTGACTAA